One genomic region from Diabrotica undecimpunctata isolate CICGRU chromosome 9, icDiaUnde3, whole genome shotgun sequence encodes:
- the LOC140450898 gene encoding uncharacterized protein, producing the protein MTDENTLKTTKTSLKGQLTRFFNFVNDVESGKTKKDQLACRLSVAKGLLSEFNTVIVQLLVLDLDETKSKEYESELDEFEKKFFDCISKADILINKHTFNQQADTVNTSYNSQLQASQDIRLPCIDLPKFSGASESGSSWLEFYDGFTSLIGNDPNLSNIKKFYYLKSCLTDSAAAVISSLEVTNDNYTIAWSILTDRFQNDKLIVHSHVRALFELSVIQKESPSQLRKLIDESGNTFEARALLDSGSQSNFITADLCKKLKLDKTCIKIPVSGINDKITHINHSVTTNIKSRVNAYQIESSFIVIDKITETLPTVNLNRNEFIVPENVTLADETFYKPGKIDILLGASIFYDLLCIGQIRLNRFLPILQKTMLGWVITGNVPFYSNKPTIRCNFTVNNIHDQLKQFWEIENIDNSKCLTKEEEACEKEYQTCFQKNQEGQIVVPLLVKDNIQNLGDSLQTALDRFSSLERKLIKNPEYKKLYTDFINEYQDLGHMALVTAEDLKYPSYYLPHHGVLKSDNTTTKLRVVFDGSAKTTTDLSLNDCLKVGPTIQSDLLSILIRFRFFNIVLAADIEKMYRQILVSENYQNYQRIIWRTNPSEEIQHFKLKTVTYGTASAPFLAIRSLTQVANEIEETDPDVAVVIRNGFYVDDLLYGCETAEQPKQLKGKLQETLSKSKFILRKWISNDKDIFSPGEQEQVGIEYFISSKEENKTLGITWQSGQDKLLFKIKCKDTERITKRSILSTISQIFDPLGLVGPYVIQAKIILQRLWKLNLKWDESVPAELHTCFVDFINQLTELNQISIPRHVTLFQGTYTELHGFCDASEAAYGACLYIKQSQLLIAKSRVAPLKVLTIPKLELCAAMILTDLVKKVRDSSGINFAKFTFWTDSAIVIQWINSESHVWKPFVSNRIAHIHKNSKANEWRHVPSKENPAYLISRGIDSKTLSTSSLWWHGHSGYQKVKTTGLYQNLNHTKATHLELVIDLTTEGFLNCLKRFISRRGKPLTISSDNATNFVGANNQLKVMYDLVQNSRTEINSFLTVESIKWQFIPARSPHYGGIWEAAVKSFKFHLKRIVGNHVFSVDNFGTLTTQIEACLNSRPLTPLSSNPADFQPLTPGHFLIFSPLTTFPEPDLRRISNLNTFQHMTQVLQHFWARWSTEYLTQLQSRSKWRTVSNQEVKIDQLVCLREDNLPPLQWKLGRISMVHRGRDNRLRVVTIKTNNGEVIRALSRLCILPTDI; encoded by the exons ATGACAGATGAAAATACGTTAAAAACGACAAAAACTTCCTTAAAGGGACAGTTAactagattttttaattttgtaaacgaTGTAGAGTCAGGTAAAACAAAAAAGGATCAGTTAGCATGCAGATTATCAGTAGCAAAAGGTCTATTATCAGAGTTTAATACAGTAATAGTTCAGCTTCTTGTATTAGATTTAGATGAGACAAAAAGTAAGGAATATGAATCTGAACTAGACGAATTTGAAAAGAAGTTTTTTGATTGTATATCCAAAGcggatattttaataaataaacatacATTTAATCAACAAGCAGACACAGTAAATACAAGTTATAATTCACAGTTACAAGCTTCACAAGACATAAGGTTACCTTGTATTGATCTTCCAAAATTCAGTGGAGCATCAGAAAGTGGGAGCTCATGGCTAGAGTTTTATGATGGGTTCACTAGTTTAATTGGTAATGATCCTAATTTAAGtaacattaaaaaattttattatctcaAATCTTGTTTGACAGACAGTGCAGCAGCAGTAATTTCTTCTTTGGAGGTCACAAATGATAATTATACAATTGCTTGGTCAATCTTAACAGATCGATTTCAAAATGATAAACTCATTGTACATTCTCATGTTAGGGCGTTATTTGAGTTATCTGTGATACAAAAAGAATCACCTTCTCAATTGAGAAAACTGATTGATgag TCAGGTAATACATTTGAAGCAAGGGCATTACTTGATTCAGGATCACAATCAAATTTTATCACAGCAGATCTTTGCAAAAAATTGAAACTTGATAAAACATGTATAAAAATACCAGTATCAGgtataaatgacaaaataactcatATAAACCATTCAGTGACTACAAATATCAAATCTCGAGTAAATGCATATCAGATTGAAAGTTCTTTCATAGTTATAGATAAAATTACAGAAACATTACCTACAGTGAATCTTAACAGAAATGAATTTATTGTACCAGAAAATGTAACTTTAGCAGATGAAACATTTTATAAACCAGGGAAAATTGATATTTTGTTAGGTGCTTCTATATTCTATGATTTATTATGTATTGGACAAATTCGACTTAACAGATTTTTACCAATTTTGCAAAAAACCATGCTAGGTTGGGTTATTACTGGTAATGTTCCATTTTATTCAAATAAACCAACCATCAGGTGTAATTTCACTGTCAACAACATTCATGATCAGCTCAAACAATTTTGGGAAATagaaaatattgacaattcaaaatGTCtaactaaagaagaagaagcatgtgAAAAGGAATATCAGACATGTTTCCAGAAAAATCAAGAAGGACAAATTGTTGTTCCACTGTTAGTAAAAGACAATATACAGAATTTAGGAGATTCTTTGCAAACAGCACTTGACAGATTTTCTAGTTTAGAaagaaaattaatcaaaaatccagaatataaaaaattatacacaGACTTTATCAATGAATATCAGGATTTGGGACATATGGCACTTGTAACAGCAGAGGATTTAAAGTATCCCTCATACTATCTACCACATCATGGAGTTCTAAAATCAGATAATACTACTACTAAATTAAGGGTTGTTTTTGATGGCTCAGCAAAAACAACTACAGACTTATCATTAAATGATTGCTTAAAGGTTGGACCAACTATACAGAGTGATCTTCTTTCTATCTTAATAAGattcagattttttaatatagttttagcAGCAGACATTGAGAAAATGTACAGACAAATCTTAGTAAGTGAAAACTACCAGAACTATCAGAGAATCATTTGGCGTACAAATCCCTCAGAAGAGATCCAACATTTCAAACTTAAAACAGTAACATATGGAACAGCAAGTGCACCATTCTTAGCCATAAGAAGTTTAACCCAAGTAGCCAATGAAATTGAGGAAACAGATCCAGATGTAGCAGTAGTAATCAGAAATGGATTCTATGTTGATGATTTgttatatggatgtgaaactgcAGAACAGCCAAAACAGTTAAAAGGAAAATTACAAGAAACTCTTAGCAAATCAAAATTTATATTAAGAAAATGGATATCCAACGACAAAGATATATTCTCACCAGGAGAGCAAGAGCAAGTAGGTATAGAATATTTTATCTCCAGCAAAGAGGAAAATAAAACTTTAGGAATAACTTGGCAGTCAGGTCAAGATAAgttgttatttaaaataaaatgtaaagacACTGAACGAATTACAAAGAGGTCCATTTTATCAACAATATCTCAAATTTTTGATCCTTTAGGTTTAGTAGGACCTTATGTCATTCAAGCAAAGATAATATTACAGAGGTTGTGGAAACTTAATTTAAAGTGGGATGAATCAGTTCCTGCTGAACTTCATACTTGTTTTGTAGACTTTATAAATCAGTTAACAGAATTAAATCAAATCAGTATTCCACGACATGTTACATTGTTTCAAGGAACATATACAGAATTGCATGGATTTTGTGATGCATCAGAAGCAGCTTATGGAgcttgtttatatatt AAACAGAGTCAGTTACTTATTGCAAAAAGTAGAGTAGCACCGTTGAAGGTACTTACAATTCCAAAATTAGAGTTATGCGCAGCAATGATATTAACAGACTTAGTAAAAAAGGTAAGAGATTCTTCAGGTATTAATTTTGCCAAATTTACATTTTGGACAGATTCAGCTATAGTTATTCAATGGATAAACAGCGAATCTCATGTTTGGAAACCTTTTGTATCAAACAGAATTGCTCACATTCATAAAAACAGCAAGGCAAATGAATGGAGACATGTTCCTTCAAAGGAAAATCCAGCATACCTTATTTCAAGAGGAATAGACTCAAAAACATTATCAACTTCTTCCTTGTGGTGGCATGGACATTCTGGTTATCAGAAGGTGAAGACAACTGGCCTATACCAAAATTTAAATCA CACAAAGGCTACACATTTAGAACTTGTAATAGACTTAACAACTGAAGgttttttaaattgcttaaaacgaTTTATCAGTCGTAGAGGTAAACCATTGACTATCTCATCAGACAATGCCACAAATTTTGTGGGGGCTAATAATCAACTCAAAGTAATGTATGATTTAGTACAGAACTCTAGAACAGAAATTAACAGTTTTTTGACAGTAGAATCAATAAAGTGGCAGTTCATTCCTGCTAGATCACCACATTATGGGGGAATTTGGGAGGCAGCAGTCAAATCATTTAAATTTCATCTTAAAAGAATTGTGGGAAATCATGTATTTTCAGTAGATAATTTTGGAACTTTGACAACACAAATTGAAGCATGTCTTAATTCCAGACCTTTAACTCCTTTATCCTCTAACCCAGCAGATTTTCAACCTTTGACCCCAggtcattttttaatattttcaccATTAACAACCTTTCCTGAGCCAGACCTACGGAGAATTTCAAATCTTAACACGTTTCAACACATGACTCAAGTTCtccaacatttttgggcaagatGGTCAACAGAATATTTAACTCAACTTCAGTCAAGATCCAAATGGAGGACTGTTAGCAACCAAGAAGTGAAGATAGATCA